A region of the Micropterus dolomieu isolate WLL.071019.BEF.003 ecotype Adirondacks unplaced genomic scaffold, ASM2129224v1 contig_9661, whole genome shotgun sequence genome:
CATCTTTTACACACATGGAAGCAGGAAAGCTCGGCGTGAGAGAAAACCGAACACACAAAGAGTCTCATGCTGGGACGTACTACTGTGGACACACCCTCATGTGGACACAGGTTTTGGAAACGGGATCAAGCTGGACTTAGCTGGTAACAAACATTCTAGCAAAGATAACCTCATTTGTTCAAAAGCGATGAATACTTTCTTATCACATTTGATTATAAAAACTTAAACCTCTGTCATGTaatgttcatctgcagatgAGGCGGACTTTTGCCTTTAAGTATTTCTTGAGTGGAGCTTTGGCATTCACCACCATCCTGGGGCGCGTTTCCCCAAATGCACGTACGTTGGTAACTTAGATGGTACACTTATTGCTGGTATACGGCTACAATATCGAAAGCctaaatattaatttaacttCATAGCTGTCACAACTGTCATATTTAGGCATATTATGACAAAATTTTCCCGCTGTGAAAGTCAGACGCAACACATCTGAAAACACTGTAGTTCAAGCTATGTTGGTTCAAACTAACATGGTTCAAACCATTGTGCTACCAACAAGGTATGGCAGTTTTGGGAAACGTTTGTACTTTAAATAGATATTTTTTAGTTTAACATTGCATCGTACCAAGATAGTTCAATGCTCATTTCTGTCGTATGGGAAACGCACCCCTGGTTGTTTTACACAAGGGAAACAGCTGCAGATATTCATAACTAGTAATGTTTGTATCTGCCACCTTGTATTCActgaattttacattttctttgtttggaAACCAGAGTCTCTAGCAGATGGGTTGTAGGTTCATTTTGTGtgataaaataaacagaatCTAACACTGGAACACTTacagtgtaggtgtgtgtgcgtgtgtcttcAGTCCATACACTGCCAAAACCAATTAATGGCCCCATATTATTCTCATATTTTGGGCatctaaaagaaaatgtttacattatcacattgtttttctcatactgcCCATTGCCTCAGCACCTCTATTCACCCTCTTTCTGAATACTCATGTTTAGCTGCTGTATCTTTAAGGCTCCCCTCCATAAAAACTCAAGTTCACACATCCCGTGATAAATGACTCTTTTCACTATCCGATTTTTATTAATTCTTTccaatgaaatttaaaaagtcTAGAAAAGCCGCatgattaaataattttatccACATTTAAATTAGCAGAGGACATAACTGGTAGACGGCCGCATATTGTGGGTGATCCGTTTAACTTGGGAAGTCAAAGTTTTttggccactgagcagctttCATAGGAATGAACGGAGCTCCACTTCCAACGCTGAATTGATTTCTCTTTAAACATCCATGTTCTGGCTATGTGAGACTATGCCTACTCATTACTGCACAAAAACTGcataactttattcactgattttggtgaaagtGTTTAATATTCTAatgtcctccagctgctctgcctcaacttcCTGTGATGGACTTTCCTGATGGATGGATAGCTTTACATCTTGTTAGTCACTGTAGCTGAGAGGGAAagccagaaaatatttaactttcTGGGTATACGAGACATACTGGACCAGCTCTAGTTTAGCGATGGAAGgatcaggaggcagacaccatcttcacatttaagagtaggcttaagactttcctctttgataaagcttatagttagggctggctcaggtgagtcctgaaccatcccttagttatgctgctataggcctagactgccgggggatttcctatgatgcactgagctcttctctcctctactttctctctgtatgcaacctcatcccattaatgcatgttactaactcgacttctctttctggtagtcttgtgctttctcgtccctctcctctctcctcctatcacttcctgcaggttttctggctctggagctgtggagtctggatctgtggttgcgggtcacctgcggcccccgtgttcctgctcgacaccctctgctgcaacgactattgttactagtcctattgttattataatcattaacattacgattattatcattaacagtactatatctgtaccatttttcatttagtctatagcaacatcacctttactgtctgtacctctgtgtgtgtatattgtgtaggctgccttccatccctctctcgaTGTGTCTCCCTGCCATGCTTTGCTCTGTAGAATAGTTTTTATGCCGTACAGTAGTTGTCATGCAAAGGGAAGAGTTTTTGGTACTGCTCCTCTATGAATGCTAAGCAGAAATGAAGCAGTCTTTACATTGAGACACTTCAACCTTTACCTCCATGCTTTTgctttgtgtctctctcagtGCAGCAGCTACTGTGGTTTTCAGCAGGATGTAGAGGTGATGAAACTCCCACATACTTTACCTTAAGCTAAGGACCACTAAAACATCCAAACACAGGGGAGTTATTATTGTGTCATATTTGATCACATAGCAAAGGCTAATACTAACTCTAATACTAGTAATTCAAATACTAATATTAGTAGAACTACTTAATTGAAATACTGTTTAGAGTACtacttacaacaacaaaaacagtggGTGGAATACACTAGTTGCATAGGGCATGAAACATGAGATTTTCAAGTGTAGTACAAGTAAGGTCGAAGATCTAAGCTCTAAGgtgattttaagttttttaaactttaattttcATGGTTCAGTTCATCAAAATGTTCCAAACCCATACTTTTCCACTTACACTGCTATAATGCACTTGTTGTTTGACAGGTAGGTACCTGCATGGTATTTTTCTGTTGGACATAATGTTCCATTGCCAAATGTTGCCAAAATGCATGAAGGTCATTATCACGCTAAACAGTGCATTTATTGAATATGCTCATGTTTTCGGTGAAGGGTGAACTGACCATATCCATTTTCACATAATTAATCATGTGAGCGCTGTCAACTCCTACGAGACACACTGAGTGAATAATGACGATAAGAGATCATTAACAAAGGGTAAGACCACGAGCCAACAGCCGCAGAGTTCCTCCAATCAAGTCAAACTCTCATTTTGTGAAGAAATAAACAGGTAATATTTTTTAAGGATTATGAATTTAGTTCAAAATTCTAACTGAACTATGAACATGATCTGTATATATCTATAAATTCTTGTTCCCTAATTTTGAATATGATACCAAGATGAAGCCATTGTTTTCATCATACACTGTACCTCACAACATGTGAATCTTCTCAAGAACCAAACTTGACACTATAGGTGGCAGTGAACATGTGATCATGTTTCCTAAGGAGGACATAGTGTCACATCAGGTTGGCCAATCAAACACAGTCTTGTCTCTTAAGTGTGAGTGGAGAAAGAATCGAGATCATTTTCATTCTACATAACAATTTGAACATGATGAGATCTCcaaagtttgttttctgtctgataTGTTTGTTCGTGGGGAAAATGggtgagttttgtttttatggctCCAGCAGCTTCACTTTTACTTTATAGCAACGCTTCATGGAAATGCTTGTAATATACCTTATATTAATTACAGTGAATTCAATCAGATTTGATTAATTTACTTTGTCTTTCATTTCACTTCAGCTCATATGACAGATCAGAAAGTCTCCTCATCTATTCATCAAAAGAGACGTTTAGTATCAGCTAATGTTGGAGAAAATGTGACTCTGCAATGTTTCTATGAAAGTGATGATTCAGCATGGCTTTACTGGTATAAGCAAACTCTGGGACAGAAACCAAGGCTCATGTCTACCTTCTATGTGTATGAAACAAAAGCCACTTTTTATCATGAATTCAACAATCCACGCTTCACACTGGATACTAAAAACAGTACAAATCACTTGACAATATTTGATTTGGACATTTCAGACTCAGCTACTTACTACTGCGGAGCTAgatatacatatacatttgtCTTGACTTTTGCGGAAGGCACTACTGTTAATATAAAGAGTTCAGGTTTGAAAGTCCCAGCTTTGGTCCATCAGTCAGCATCTGAGCCCATCCAGCCAGGAGGCTCTGTGACTCtgaactgtacagtacacactggGACCTGTGATGGAGAACACAGTGTTTACTGGTTCAAAAACTCTGAAGAATCTCATCCAGGACTCATTTACACCCATGGAGGCAGGAACGATCAGTGTGAGAGGAAttccagcacacaaacacacacctgtgtctACAATTTGCCACTGGAGAGCCTGAATCCTTCTCATGCTGGGACCTACTACTGTGCTGTTGCCTCATGTGGACACATACTGTTTGGAAACGGGACCAAACTGGACTTTGA
Encoded here:
- the LOC123965423 gene encoding immunoglobulin kappa light chain-like, whose protein sequence is MMRSPKFVFCLICLFVGKMAHMTDQKVSSSIHQKRRLVSANVGENVTLQCFYESDDSAWLYWYKQTLGQKPRLMSTFYVYETKATFYHEFNNPRFTLDTKNSTNHLTIFDLDISDSATYYCGARYTYTFVLTFAEGTTVNIKSSGLKVPALVHQSASEPIQPGGSVTLNCTVHTGTCDGEHSVYWFKNSEESHPGLIYTHGGRNDQCERNSSTQTHTCVYNLPLESLNPSHAGTYYCAVASCGHILFGNGTKLDFEDQVDSLVLVYFLSGALIFTTILIVLLVILVYKIIKKNNCQCTESQARLSTPATTTAEGYQDADSLHYAALNVNLPNRSRRQRNNTNSECVYSSVKQMN